One segment of Erigeron canadensis isolate Cc75 chromosome 2, C_canadensis_v1, whole genome shotgun sequence DNA contains the following:
- the LOC122588403 gene encoding protein CROWDED NUCLEI 4 produces the protein MASPRFAVTPANNNNNNNNFRVSNIKSPNTPTLSDESIWKRLREAGFDEESIKRRDKGSLVAHIAKLEAEIYNLQNQMGILIIEKKEWVANYEEMKSAAESAELALKRGEAVNMCALAEGKKREESLKKALGIEKECVSNIEKALHEMRAECAEAKVAADIKLADARTMMEDALKRMAEANLKMQAAESLEAEASRNRRAAERKLHEVEGREDDLRRQMNAFKSECESKEKEIQLERQSLFERQKSVQQSQERLLEGQALLNQREDYIFSRTQEIARLEKELEASKLNLEEEKKSLKEEKSNLDLKATSLDEREEDFTRKENELKMKYEELHKQQELIASKESDRIKQALADHEAALKERSSQFEAELEKKLKLTEEMIESKRRASELREVELSQREDLISEKEQDLEVQSRALGDKENELSEKMNAVEEKEKSIISAEKEIESQKTVLQRQKEEVNRMKADLQESLKLLDDKSKDISHAEEKVEAKRTETNELMILEGRLKEEIDLIRAQKQELEIEADKLKTEKAKFEAEWEMIDEKREELRLEAERIAEERVTISKFLKDERDVLKLEKDLFREQYQKDTESLSRDREVFMREIEQERSDWFSKIQKERTDFLLDIELQKKELENCIEKKREELEGYLKEKEKAFEEEKKKELEYISSLKEIAAKEAEQVNIEMQRLEMERKEINVDHERRDKEWAELNNSIEELKVQREKLEKQRELLHADREEILGQIEELKKLENVKAVPYRIVASEIEECDSDSRKHSKRYVKHQRKLDSAQKNGSREDAAINSSSNKEISNGSPPLSAPFGWLKRCASTLLEQTQSNKRRKQSEVKQSAETISPRGLSSLLSNVENENGRPAVGTKETTVYIDKIITIREVTSVNGANAVKNTQEGEQQLEHKDDLGSDDTRKSASQKLKGQVVD, from the exons TCGTTGCTCATATTGCTAAACTCGAAGCCGAG ATATATAATTTGCAAAATCAAATGGGGATATTGATTATCGAGAAAAAGGAGTGGGTTGCTAACTACGAGGAGATGAAATCTGCTGCGGAGTCGGCTGAATTGGCGCTGAAGCGGGGTGAGGCTGTGAATATGTGTGCGTTGGCGGAAGGGAAGAAAAGGGAGGAAAGTTTGAAGAAGGCGCTTGGAATTGAGAAAGAATGCGTCTCcaat ATTGAGAAGGCGTTGCATGAGATGCGTGCGGAATGTGCTGAGGCAAAAGTTGCGGCTGATATTAAGTTAGCTGATGCACGGACTATGATGGAGGATGCTTTGAAGAGGATGGCTGAAGCTAATTTGAAGATGCAAGCTGCTGAGTCTTTGGAAGCGGAAGCTAGTAGGAATCGTCGTGCTGCTGAAAGGAAGTTGCATGAAGTTGAGGGCCGTGAAGATGATCTTAGGAGACAGATGAATGCTTTCAAGTCCGA gTGCGAgtctaaagaaaaagaaattcagCTTGAACGACAATCTTTGTTTGAGAGACAGAAATCTGTTCAACAATCACAAGAGAGATTACTTGAAGGGCAGGCCTTGCTAAATCAACGAGAAGATTATATATTTAGCAGGACTCAGGAAATAGCTCGCCTTGAGAAGGAGCTAGAGGCTTCAAAATTAAACCTTGAGGAGGAGAAGAAATCTCTCAAAGAGGAAAAATCCAATTTGGACTTAAAAGCAACTTCGTTGGATGAAAGAGAAGAG GATTTCACCAGGAAGGAAAATGAGTTAAAAATGAAGTATGAAGAGTTGCATAAGCAgcaagagttaattgcaagcaAGGAATCT GACCGAATTAAACAAGCATTGGCTGATCATGAAGCTGCTTTGAAAGAAAGAAGTTCCCAATTTGAAGCCGAGttagaaaaaaaactcaaattaaCAGAGGAAATGATTGAGAGCAAGAGGCGGGCTTCAGAATTAAGGGAAGTCGAGCTTAGTCAGAGAGAGGATTTGATTTCAGAAAAGGAGCAAGATTTGGAAGTTCAGTCAAGAGCCCTCGGTGATAAAGAAAATGAACTTTCTGAAAAGATGAACGCTGTGGAGGAGAAGGAAAAAAGTATAATTTCTGCAGAGAAAGAGATAGAGTCGCAGAAAACTGTATTGCAGAGACAAAAAGAAGAGGTTAATCGAATGAAAGCTGACCTTCAAGAGTCATTGAAGTTATTAGATGATAAAAGCAAAGACATCTCTCATGCAGAGGAGAAAGTGGAGGCTAAGAGAACTGAAACAAATGAGTTAATGATATTGGAAGGCAGGTTGAAAGAAGAAATTGATTTGATAAGAGCTCAAAAACAGGAACTTGAGATTGAAGCAGACAAGCTGAAAACAGAGAAAGCGAAGTTTGAAGCAGAGTGGGAGATGATCGATGAAAAAAGAGAAGAATTGAGACTTGAGGCCGAGCGTATTGCAGAAGAAAGAGTTACAATTTCAAAGTTTTTGAAGGATGAACGTGATGTTCTGAAGTTAGAAAAGGATCTATTTCGTGAACAATATCAAAAAGATACTGAGTCACTTTCACGCGATCGGGAAGTCTTCATGAGAGAAATCGAGCAAGAACGATCTGATTGGTTCAGTAAAATTCAGAAAGAGCGTACTGATTTCTTGCTAGATATTGAGTTGCAGAAAAAGGAGTTGGAGAATTGCATTGAAAAGAAACGTGAAGAATTAGAAGGttatttaaaggaaaaagaGAAAGCCTTTgaagaagagaagaagaaagaacTCGAGTATATCTCATCTCTTAAAGAAATAGCAGCAAAAGAAGCAGAACAAGTTAACATTGAGATGCAAAGACTTGAAATGGAGAGGAAAGAAATTAATGTTGATCATGAGAGAAGGGACAAAGAATGGGCAGAATTAAATAATTCTATAGAAGAACTTAAAGTTCAAAGGGAAAAATTGGAGAAACAGAGGGAACTTTTGCATGCTGATCGAGAAGAGATTCTTGGTCAGATTGAGGAGCTGAAGaaacttgaaaatgtaaaagCTGTTCCTTATCGTATTGTAGCAAGTGAGATTGAAGAATGTGATTCAGATTCCCGGAAACATTCAAAAAGATATGTGAAACATCAGCGTAAGCTGGATTCAGCTCAGAAAAATGGCAGTCGTGAAGATGCTGCAATCAATTCGTCATCCAATAAGGAAATAAGTAATGGGTCACCTCCTCTCTCTGCTCCTTTTGGATGGCTTAAAAGATGTGCTAGTACTTTGCTGGAACAAACACAGAGTAACAAGAGAAGGAAGCAAAGTGAAGTGAAACAATCTGCGGAGACTATTAGCCCTCg TGGCTTATCATCACTGTTAAGCAATGTTGAGAATGAAAATGGAAGGCCTGCAGTAGGTACCAAGGAGACTACTGTATATATAGACAAGATCATCACAATTAGAGAAGTGACCTCTGTCAATGGTGCAAATGCTGTTAAAAATACTCAG GAGGGCGAGCAGCAACTTGAACATAAAGATGATCTTGGATCAGATGATACCAGGAAATCCGCAAGCCAAAAGCTGAAGGGACAAGTTGTAGATTAA
- the LOC122589291 gene encoding 1-aminocyclopropane-1-carboxylate synthase 9-like — protein sequence MLSKKVTECNAHGQDSSYFLGWEEYEKNPYHEIDNPNGIIQMGLAENQLSFDLFESWFENNPDVTGFKKDDQSIFKELALFQDYHGLPSFKNALVKFMSETRGNTITFDPNNLVLTAGATSANETLMFCVANPGDAFLIPTPYYPGFDRDLKWRTGAEIVPIHCSSSNAFRITKNALEEAYQQAQKQDLKVKGILITNPSNPLGTTLNSNELDIIVNFISTKNIHLISDEVYSGTVFGSQNFVSIMEVLKNKNLMQNEVSKRVHIVYSLSKDLGLPGFRIGAIYSSNADVVSAATKMSSFGLVSSQTQYLLSEMLSDRKFTKTYLLENRKRLKNRQETMVKGLQKSGIRCLKSNAGLFCWVDMRHLLRSQTFEGEMELWQKIVYDVKLNISPGSSCHCVEPGWFRVCFANMSKETLTLALQRVKSFVDCLMSSKKNNVSRQQKILQNSARRTKSLPKWVFSLSLNQLEVGEQR from the exons ATGTTGTCTAAAAAGGTTACTGAGTGTAATGCTCATGGGCAAGATTCTTCATATTTTCTTGGATGGGAAGAATATGAAAAGAATCCTTACCACGAGATTGACAATCCTAATGGTATCATCCAAATGGGCCTTGCAGAAAACCAATTATCATTTGATCTTTTCGAGTCATGGTTCGAGAACAACCCGGATGTGACCGGGTTCAAAAAAGATGATCAATCCATCTTTAAAGAACTTGCTCTCTTCCAAGATTATCATGGTCTTCCTTCTTTCAAAAAT GCATTAGTGAAGTTCATGTCGGAAACAAGAGGAAACACAATTACTTTCGATCCAAACAACCTTGTACTCACTGCCGGGGCGACCTCCGCCAACGAAACTTTGATGTTTTGTGTCGCTAACCCTGGGGACGCTTTCCTCATTCCTACGCCATATTATCCAGG ATTCGATAGAGATCTCAAATGGCGAACTGGAGCTGAAATCGTTCCTATTCATTGCTCAAGCTCAAATGCTTTTCGGATTACAAAAAATGCCCTTGAAGAAGCTTACCAACAAGCACAAAAACAAGACCTTAAAGTGAAGGGTATTTTGATCacaaatccttcaaatccaTTAGGAACAACATTGAACTCCAATGAGCTCGATATTATAGTCAACTTCATATCTACAAAGAATATACACCTTATTAGTGATGAAGTCTACTCGGGCACCGTTTTTGGCTCACAAAATTTTGTTAGCATAATGGAGGTTTTAAAGAACAAAAACCTCATGCAAAATGAAGTTTCTAAGCGAGTTCACATTGTTTATAGCCTTTCCAAAGATCTTGGTCTACCGGGTTTTCGTATAGGAGCAATTTACTCTAGCAATGCAGATGTGGTTTCCGCTGCTACAAAAATGTCAAGCTTCGGGTTGGTTTCATCTCAAACTCAATATTTACTATCAGAAATGCTTTCAGACCGGAAGTTCACGAAAACTTATTTGTTGGAGAACCGAAAGAGGTTGAAGAACCGGCAAGAAACCATGGTGAAGGGGCTTCAAAAATCCGGGATTCGATGTTTAAAGAGTAATGCTGGTTTATTTTGTTGGGTGGACATGAGGCATCTTTTGAGGTCACAAACATTTGAAGGAGAAATGGAGTTGTGGCAAAAAATTGTGTATGATGTCAAGTTGAACATTTCACCCGGTTCATCATGTCATTGCGTTGAACCGGGTTGGTTCAGGGTTTGCTTCGCTAATATGTCGAAGGAAACCTTAACGTTGGCGCTGCAACGGGTCAAGTCATTTGTGGACTGCTTGATGTCGTCCAAGAAAAACAATGTGTCTCGACAACAAAAGATACTACAAAATAGTGCAAGGAGAACAAAGTCATTACCCAAATGGGTTTTTTCGCTTTCGTTAAACCAACTCGAAGTTGGGGAACAACGTTAG